The following coding sequences lie in one Crassostrea angulata isolate pt1a10 chromosome 10, ASM2561291v2, whole genome shotgun sequence genomic window:
- the LOC128167273 gene encoding uncharacterized protein LOC128167273 produces MKTSAFAVPEDVKLTAKAIANPAPAKIITIHDAKKSPIKSLVSIKGRVISEEIIRTVQVRGTDVQVRNVRVKDGTEEVKVALWRDQVDGCKVGEFLEFSNLVTNSYMDEVSLSTTQRTKIQPCDAPPSMLTGTVIAYEKSEFGFSIMVEDGDTFQTVGIPINMVRDALECDENSVEDTLSIRIPFSVAVGTTNGIVSSFALV; encoded by the exons ATGAAAACCTCAGCCTTTGCGGTTCCAGAAGATGTCAAATTAACAGCAAAGGCAATTGCAAATCCTGCCCCAGCCAAAATCATAACGATCCACGATGCCAAAAAGAGCCCTATCAAATCCTTGGTATCGATAAAAGGACGAGTTATTTCG gAGGAAATAATTCGAACAGTACAAGTAAGAGGAACAGATGTCCAGGTACGGAATGTAAGGGTAAAGGATGGAACCGAGGAAGTAAAGGTGGCATTATGGCGTGACCAAGTCGATGGGTGCAAAGTTGGAGAATTCTTGGAATTCTCTAATTTGGTGACCAACTCGTACATGGATGAGGTTTCCTTGTCAACAACACAAAGAACAAAAATACag CCATGTGATGCTCCCCCATCAATGCTAACAGGAACAGTCATTGCCTATGAAAAATCTGAATTTGGATTTTCCATTATGGTGGAAGACGGAGACACATTTCAGACAGTTGGTATCCCCATAAATATGGTCCGTGACGCTCTCGAATGTGATGAGAATAGTGTTGAAGACACTTTATCCATTAGAATACCATTCAGTGTGGCAGTGGGAACCACAAACGGAATTGTCTCTTCATTTGCTTTAGTGTGA
- the LOC128164821 gene encoding uncharacterized protein LOC128164821 gives MDFKAKVVNKKVQAWMPLGVPTGEDWLLVTRNLNVFEQLQQNLEEMMGSTESSDVPSTRRMDVEEQVFSFRTLIRRKVYLLYRRDASANPISLGGKLLSNDQFHRESFKLACFLFNRYMGLAEDSDTHKMYVCVTKEEEARLLLET, from the exons ATGGATTTCAAAGCCAAGGTTGTGAATAAGAAAGTTCAAGCATGGATGCCACTAGGTGTTCCTACTGGAGAGGACTGGCTCCTAGTTACTAGAAACTTGAATGTATTTGAACAG ctcCAACAAAACCTCGAAGAAATGATGGGCTCTACTGAATCCTCTGATGTACCATCAACAAGGCGAATGGATGTAGAAGAGCAAGTTTTTTCATTTCGAACACTAATTCGTAGGAAAGTGTATTTGCTTTATCGGCGTGATGCCAGTGCAAACCCGATCAGCTTAGGTGGAAAACTGTTGAGCAACGATCAGTTTCACCGAGAAAGCTTTAAGCTTGCGTGCTTCCTCTTTAACAGATACATGGGACTAGCTGAAGACTCGGACACCCACAAGATGTATGTTTGCGTTACAAAAGAAGAAGAGGCACGTCTTTTGTTGGAAACATGA